One Streptomyces sp. NBC_00102 DNA segment encodes these proteins:
- the pstB gene encoding phosphate ABC transporter ATP-binding protein PstB: protein MAKRIDVSGLTAYYGTHKAIEDISMTVEPRSVTAFIGPSGCGKSTFLRTLNRMHEVTPGGRVEGKVLLDDENLYGSSVDPVTVRRTVGMVFQRPNPFPTMSIFDNVAAGLKLNGKYRKNELNDVVEKSLQGANLWNEVKDRLNKPGSGLSGGQQQRLCIARAIAVEPEVLLMDEPCSALDPISTLAVEDLIGELKERFTIVIVTHNMQQAARVSDRTAFFNLAGVGKPGRLIEIDETERIFANPSVQATEDYISGRFG from the coding sequence ATGGCGAAGCGCATCGACGTCAGCGGCCTCACCGCCTACTACGGCACCCACAAGGCCATCGAGGACATCTCGATGACCGTCGAACCCCGCTCCGTGACGGCCTTCATCGGCCCCTCCGGCTGCGGAAAGTCCACCTTCCTGCGCACCCTGAACCGGATGCACGAGGTCACCCCCGGTGGCCGCGTCGAAGGCAAGGTCCTCCTCGACGACGAGAACCTGTACGGATCGAGCGTCGACCCGGTCACCGTGCGCCGCACGGTCGGCATGGTCTTCCAGCGCCCCAACCCCTTCCCGACCATGTCGATCTTCGACAACGTGGCGGCGGGCCTGAAGCTGAACGGCAAGTACCGCAAGAACGAGCTGAACGACGTCGTCGAGAAGTCCCTCCAGGGCGCCAACCTCTGGAACGAGGTCAAGGACCGCCTGAACAAGCCGGGCTCCGGCCTCTCCGGCGGTCAGCAGCAGCGGCTCTGCATCGCCCGCGCCATCGCGGTCGAGCCCGAGGTCCTGCTGATGGACGAGCCCTGCTCCGCGCTCGACCCGATCTCGACCCTCGCGGTCGAGGACCTGATCGGCGAGTTGAAGGAACGCTTCACGATCGTCATCGTGACGCACAACATGCAGCAGGCGGCGCGCGTCTCCGACCGCACGGCCTTCTTCAACCTCGCCGGTGTCGGCAAGCCGGGCCGTCTCATCGAGATAGACGAGACGGAGCGGATCTTCGCCAACCCGTCGGTCCAGGCCACCGAGGACTACATCTCGGGCCGCTTCGGCTGA